One segment of Brassica napus cultivar Da-Ae chromosome C3, Da-Ae, whole genome shotgun sequence DNA contains the following:
- the LOC125584008 gene encoding uncharacterized protein LOC125584008, producing the protein MANIEKLQFPALKVTGENYVRWVTNVKPYLVIKKITEAIEVGNKSPPEHIAEAIIFLKKHLDENLTHDYGDVEDPAVLWQALKDRFDNQKEINLPHALEEWKTLRFQDFQRVRDYNSTILRIVAQLKYCGNPVTEAEMLDKTYNTFHKEHNVLSRIYRKCGYTKFSELMVTLMLAEKNDELLIKNHNSRPTGAKAFPEVNATAVEYSGRRNQTNRGRGRRFNNKRGKPYYPKSIRSNKWVRSEQPPKGKETEEDTTKKSETVCYRCGCKGHWSRTCRTPPHLCKLYQESIKGKAKEVNLTENVEGTSYLESSDFANELD; encoded by the coding sequence atggcaaacatcgagaaactccagttcccggctctgaaagtaaccggcgaaaattatgtcagatgggtcacaaatgtgaaaccttatcttgtaataaaaaagataaccgaagcgatagaagtcggtaacaaatcgccacccgagcatatagccgaagcgattatcttcctgaagaagcatttagatgagaatctaactcacgactatggagacgttgaggacccagccgtactatggcaagccttgaaagataggttcgataatcaaaaggaaatcaatctccctcacgctcttgaagagtggaaaaccctgaggtttcaggatttccaaagggttagagattacaattccactatcttgaggatagttgcacaattaaaatattgtggtaaccctgtcaccgaagcagaaatgcttgacaagacatataatactttccacaaagaacacaacgtcttatcccgaatttacagaaaatgtgggtacaccaaattttctgaattgatggtaacactcatgttggctgaaaagaacgatgagttactaatcaaaaaccataattcccgacctacgggagccaaggcatttcccgaagtgaatgctacggcggtagaatattcgggaaggagaaaccagaccaaccgaggtcgtggtcggcgtttcaacaacaaacgtggaaagccttactatcctaaaagtattagatctaacaaatgggttagatctgaacaacctcctaaaggcaaagaaaccgaagaggataccacaaagaaaagtgagactgtatgttacagatgtggatgtaaaggacattggtcccgtacctgtcgtactcccccacatttgtgcaagttatatcaagagtccataaaaggaaaggctaaagaggtgaacctcacggaaaatgttgaagggacttcataccttgaatcctccgacttcgctaatgagctggactag
- the LOC106347471 gene encoding nitrilase 2-like, whose amino-acid sequence MSGTEEMSKALKATTPGFCDMPSTIVRASIVQASTVYNDTPKTIEKAGEFIAQAASDGAQLVVFPEAYIGGYPRGYRFGIGVGVHNEAGRDCFRRYHASAIVVPGPEVDKLAEMARKNKVYLVMGAMEKDGYTLYCTALFFSSEGRFLGKHRKVMPTSLERCIWGYGDGSTIPVYDTPLGKLGAAICWENRMPLLRTSLYGKGIELYCAPTADGSTEWQSSMMHIALEGGCFVMSACQFCLRKDFPEHADYLFTDWYDDQHQEAIVSQGGSVIISPLGKILAGPNFESEGLVTADLDLGDIARAKLYFDVVGHYSRPDIFNLRVNENQNKPVTFVSKSVKAADDSEPQDN is encoded by the exons ATGTCTGGTACTGAAGAAATGTCAAAAGCTCTCAAAGCCACTACTCCTGGTTTTTGCGATATGCCATCTACCATCGTTCGAGCTAGCATCGTGCAGGCCTCCACCGTCTACAACGATACTCCCAAAACTATAG AAAAGGCAGGGGAGTTTATTGCGCAGGCGGCGAGTGACGGAGCGCAGCTGGTGGTGTTCCCCGAGGCGTATATCGGTGGCTATCCTCGTGGATATAGGTTTGGCATAGGGGTTGGCGTTCATAACGAAGCTGGTCGTGACTGTTTCCGCAGATATCATGCTTCTGCCATTGTAGTTCCTG GCCCTGAAGTAGACAAGCTGGCGGAGATGGCTAGGAAAAACAAAGTGTACTTGGTGATGGGAGCGATGGAGAAGGATGGGTATACACTTTATTGCACAGCCCTTTTCTTCAGTTCCGAAGGTCGCTTTTTGGGCAAGCACCGTAAAGTCATGCCCACATCTCTGGAACGTTGCATCTGGGGTTACGGAGATGGATCAACCATCCCTGTCTACGACACTCCGCTTGGCAAACTCGGTGCTGCTATTTGCTGGGAAAATAGGATGCCACTCTTAAGAACTTCCTTGTACGGGAAAG GAATTGAATTATATTGTGCACCTACCGCTGACGGTTCCACGGAATGGCAATCGTCGATGATGCACATTGCATTGGAGGGTGGATGCTTCGTGATGTCGGCTTGCCAGTTCTGCCTGCGTAAAGATTTCCCTGAGCATGCCGATTACTTGTTCACCGACTGGTACGACGATCAACACCAAGAGGCTATTGTCTCCCAGGGCGGTAGTGTCATTATTTCACCATTAGGAAAGATTCTCGCCGGACCAAACTTTGAATCAGAGGGTCTCGTCACTGCTGATCTTG ATCTTGGCGATATCGCACGTGCCAAGTTATACTTCGATGTGGTCGGACATTACTCAAGGCCAGACATATTTAACTTGAGGGTAAATGAGAACCAAAACAAACCGGTTACATTCGTGTCCAAGTCGGTGAAAGCGGCGGACGACTCAGAGCCTCAAGACAACTAA